From one Nitrosopumilus sp. genomic stretch:
- the alaS gene encoding alanine--tRNA ligase — protein sequence MDKKEILKEFSSDPDRYYNVKLFAEQGFVRKSCTKCGRFFWTLDSGRDLCPDDADDTYSFIGEPPTSKRFDYTQAWKQVEEFFVKNNHTSVSRYPVVCRWRDDLFFTIASVVDFQRVMGSKVVFEFPANPLVVPQTCLRFKDLENVGVTGRHFSSFCMIGQHSIPEGKGYWKDECIDLDYRLLTDQFGIKKEEVVFVEDVWAGGGSFGPSLEYFVRGLELGNAVFTEFQGDLGQHTTLDQRVIDMGAGLERFAWITMGTPTAYDCCFGPINQKLFNTIGIDSDSEILRKYFTEIAKALDDYEDLNDVRRHAIKKAGLTEEQLNRMITPLEGTYLIADHLRTLIFAITDGALPSNVGGGYNLRMMLRRINATISKLNLKLDIDDLIDTHIDYLKDTYPELDEKREDVKKILKIEAGRYEESKVHMKKKADKIRERETPSVDELITLYESDGITPEYLKEVDAIAEIPSSFYSKLSDLHQSEKKKAITELPLEDIPETDTLFYKDDPMEFEAQVIKVFDDQVVLDRTSFYARGGGQEPDHGTIAGFKVINVDKHANIIVHQLEGGTPKEGDTVRCKVDESRRANITKNHTSTHIINASSRGVLGSWVWQHSAFKDDDHARLDITHHSSLTDEQVQQIEDAANKMVKQNLSVNIDYFDRGTAEQTYGFRIYQGGVVPVKSVRIVSIEDQDVEACGGTHVKKTGDIELIKITKTKRIQDGVVRLEFVSGPYAFEYVKQQEIEAKQKQLEDTQRQELEKRREENKQKAREQIPIILEKILAGESGDIDGITIKNKLCFTASENYDEYFHLNFGKKLVAKDATTAFCGIFESGPTVRILVYAGEKSGVNAGMIAKEIASILGGSGGGDSKFAQGGGKDTSKMEQAIAKAKSMILG from the coding sequence TTGGATAAAAAAGAGATTCTAAAAGAATTTTCATCAGATCCTGACAGATATTACAATGTCAAGTTATTTGCAGAACAGGGTTTTGTAAGAAAATCATGTACAAAATGTGGCAGATTCTTTTGGACATTAGATTCTGGACGAGATTTGTGTCCAGATGATGCAGATGACACTTATTCGTTTATCGGAGAGCCTCCAACTTCAAAAAGATTTGATTACACTCAAGCTTGGAAACAAGTGGAAGAGTTTTTTGTAAAAAACAACCACACCTCAGTAAGCAGATATCCTGTAGTGTGCAGATGGCGTGATGATCTATTCTTTACGATTGCATCAGTGGTAGATTTTCAGCGAGTAATGGGCTCTAAAGTAGTATTTGAATTTCCTGCAAACCCTCTAGTGGTTCCACAAACTTGTTTGAGATTCAAGGATTTAGAAAATGTCGGAGTAACCGGCAGACACTTTTCTAGTTTTTGTATGATTGGACAGCACAGCATTCCAGAGGGAAAAGGATACTGGAAGGATGAATGTATTGACTTGGATTATAGATTGCTAACTGATCAGTTCGGAATTAAAAAAGAGGAAGTTGTGTTTGTTGAAGACGTATGGGCCGGTGGCGGCTCGTTTGGTCCATCACTAGAATATTTTGTAAGAGGATTAGAACTAGGAAATGCAGTATTTACAGAATTCCAGGGGGATCTAGGACAACACACCACATTAGACCAGAGAGTAATCGACATGGGTGCAGGACTCGAGAGATTTGCATGGATTACCATGGGCACACCAACTGCATATGACTGCTGCTTTGGTCCAATTAATCAGAAATTATTCAACACAATTGGAATTGATTCAGATTCTGAGATTTTACGAAAATACTTTACAGAAATTGCAAAAGCGCTAGATGATTACGAAGATCTTAATGATGTTAGACGTCATGCAATAAAAAAAGCCGGACTAACAGAGGAGCAACTAAACAGAATGATAACACCGCTTGAAGGAACATATCTAATTGCAGATCATCTTAGAACTTTGATATTTGCAATTACCGATGGTGCTCTTCCAAGCAATGTTGGTGGCGGATACAATCTTAGAATGATGTTGCGAAGAATTAATGCAACAATTAGCAAGCTGAACCTCAAACTAGACATAGATGATTTGATTGATACTCATATTGATTATCTCAAAGATACCTATCCTGAGCTTGATGAGAAAAGAGAAGACGTCAAAAAGATTTTAAAAATTGAAGCAGGGCGTTATGAAGAATCCAAAGTCCACATGAAGAAAAAGGCAGATAAAATTCGCGAAAGAGAAACTCCAAGTGTGGATGAATTGATTACTTTGTACGAATCAGATGGAATCACGCCTGAATATCTCAAGGAAGTTGATGCAATTGCAGAAATTCCATCATCATTTTATTCCAAGTTATCTGATTTGCATCAGTCTGAAAAGAAAAAAGCAATTACAGAATTACCATTAGAAGACATACCTGAAACAGATACACTATTCTACAAAGACGACCCAATGGAGTTTGAAGCTCAAGTCATCAAAGTATTTGATGATCAAGTTGTGTTAGATAGAACTTCGTTTTATGCAAGGGGTGGGGGACAAGAACCAGACCACGGCACCATTGCAGGATTCAAAGTGATTAACGTAGACAAACATGCAAACATTATCGTTCACCAACTAGAAGGCGGCACTCCAAAAGAAGGGGATACTGTAAGGTGTAAAGTTGATGAATCAAGACGGGCAAATATTACAAAAAACCACACCAGTACTCACATCATTAATGCATCCTCACGTGGTGTGTTGGGCTCTTGGGTTTGGCAACACTCTGCATTCAAAGACGATGATCATGCCAGACTAGACATTACACATCACTCTTCATTGACTGATGAGCAAGTACAACAAATAGAAGATGCAGCTAACAAAATGGTAAAACAAAACCTTTCAGTAAACATTGATTATTTTGATAGAGGAACTGCAGAGCAGACGTACGGATTTAGAATTTACCAGGGAGGTGTAGTTCCAGTAAAGTCAGTAAGAATTGTATCAATAGAAGACCAAGATGTAGAAGCTTGTGGAGGAACTCATGTTAAAAAAACAGGAGACATTGAGTTAATCAAAATTACAAAGACTAAAAGAATTCAAGATGGAGTGGTTCGTCTGGAATTTGTTTCAGGCCCTTATGCGTTTGAATATGTGAAACAACAGGAGATTGAAGCAAAACAAAAACAGCTGGAAGATACACAAAGACAAGAACTAGAAAAGAGAAGAGAGGAAAATAAACAAAAAGCAAGAGAGCAAATCCCCATCATATTAGAAAAAATTCTAGCTGGGGAATCAGGCGACATCGATGGCATTACCATCAAAAACAAACTTTGCTTTACAGCAAGTGAAAACTATGACGAATATTTTCATCTAAACTTTGGCAAAAAACTAGTGGCCAAAGATGCAACTACAGCATTTTGCGGAATTTTTGAATCAGGCCCTACAGTTCGCATTTTGGTATATGCAGGAGAAAAATCAGGTGTAAATGCAGGCATGATTGCAAAGGAGATAGCCTCAATTTTAGGAGGATCTGGTGGCGGAGATTCCAAATTTGCCCAAGGCGGTGGAAAAGACACATCTAAAATGGAGCAGGCAATAGCCAAAGCAAAATCAATGATTTTAGGATGA
- the leuS gene encoding leucine--tRNA ligase, producing the protein MTINWNEIETKWRNRWIESKDFETNPNEKPKKFITVAYPYPNSPQHIGHGRTYTLADVHARFYRMKGYNVLFPMGFHYTGTPVLGMARRIQAGEKEILDGLRNIYHVPEEDIKTFVEPIKIADYFHEEIKSGMIEMGYSIDWRREFTTIVPGYQKFIEWQITTLKEKGRIIQGSHPVGWCPDDQNPVSQHDTMGDVEPKIDDKNFLIKFKFGDFIFPVTTLRPETIFGITNLWANPNVTYKKVAVDSEKWIVSEECAKKISFFEKQVTVEGEIEGSEIIGKYATNHDGREIPILPADFVEPSMGTGLVMSVPAHAPKDYQALMDLKAKGHELASKIEPIPIIATEGYGTIPAKEICEKLGVSDQTDQKLEEATKELYLKEFTDGKLNEKCDKFNNEKVQFGRDKIRAWLQENNHLEKFPVLENAPVHCRCGAECVVKILNNQWFLNYGDEEWKELARTCLDEMNILPNNIKTEFKEVIDWLHERACARQQGLGTKLPWDKDWIVESLSDSVIYMAYYTLSRFVNDGTVQPENLTKEFFDYVLLEKGDASLAASTSKLSEEVINAMKKEFTYFYPVDSRHSGRDLVQNHLSFFILNHVAIFDKKLWPKEIVVNGSVMMDGAKMSKSMGNIIPLRAAIRDHGADPIRLAIISSAELLQDADFNMESVTGIQNKLESLLDECSRLKNEPISELQAEDKWILSKAQNLISQVTEAVEKMRLREGLHDILFSFESDLSWYNKRVQAKERKDVSGILYKINSARVAMLSPFAPHIAEEMWEKLGQTGLASKSQWPEYSKENVYATSIQSEELLKSTINDIANILKVTKITPQKIVIYVNSDEFKKTVYRKILEIMVGGQNNMGVVMKELIADPKTTDAKKMPEYIQKVIKDLHSESEEIKQMKLESAEFDEKEFLSAELSSIGKKEFEVEIQVYSEADDDIYDPKGKARHARPFKPAILIE; encoded by the coding sequence ATGACAATTAACTGGAATGAAATAGAGACCAAATGGCGCAATAGGTGGATTGAATCAAAAGACTTTGAGACAAACCCAAATGAGAAACCAAAAAAATTCATTACAGTCGCGTACCCCTATCCTAACTCCCCACAACACATCGGACATGGAAGAACATACACGCTAGCTGATGTGCACGCAAGATTTTACAGAATGAAAGGATACAATGTGCTATTTCCAATGGGATTCCATTATACTGGGACACCTGTACTTGGCATGGCAAGAAGAATTCAAGCTGGAGAAAAAGAAATTCTCGACGGACTGCGAAATATTTACCATGTCCCAGAAGAAGACATCAAGACATTTGTTGAGCCAATAAAGATTGCAGATTATTTTCATGAAGAGATAAAATCTGGAATGATCGAGATGGGTTATTCCATTGATTGGCGTAGAGAATTCACAACCATAGTTCCAGGATATCAGAAATTTATCGAGTGGCAAATTACAACACTCAAAGAAAAGGGCAGGATCATCCAAGGAAGCCATCCAGTTGGGTGGTGCCCTGATGATCAAAATCCAGTATCACAACATGATACAATGGGCGATGTTGAACCAAAGATCGATGATAAAAATTTCTTAATCAAATTCAAGTTTGGTGATTTTATTTTTCCAGTAACAACACTAAGGCCTGAAACAATTTTTGGAATTACAAATTTGTGGGCCAATCCAAATGTAACATACAAAAAAGTTGCAGTAGATAGTGAGAAATGGATAGTTTCAGAAGAGTGTGCAAAAAAGATTTCATTTTTTGAAAAACAAGTGACAGTCGAGGGGGAAATAGAGGGAAGTGAAATTATTGGAAAATATGCCACAAATCATGATGGACGAGAAATCCCGATATTGCCAGCTGATTTTGTAGAGCCTAGCATGGGAACAGGGCTTGTAATGTCAGTGCCAGCTCATGCACCAAAAGATTATCAGGCTTTGATGGATTTAAAGGCTAAAGGACATGAATTAGCCTCAAAAATAGAACCCATACCAATTATTGCTACTGAAGGATACGGCACTATTCCTGCAAAAGAGATTTGTGAAAAATTAGGAGTATCAGACCAAACAGACCAAAAACTAGAAGAGGCAACAAAGGAATTGTACCTCAAAGAATTCACAGATGGAAAGCTAAATGAAAAATGTGATAAATTTAACAACGAAAAAGTACAGTTTGGACGAGATAAAATCAGAGCATGGCTACAAGAGAACAATCATCTAGAAAAATTTCCAGTACTTGAAAATGCTCCAGTGCATTGTCGTTGTGGGGCAGAATGCGTTGTCAAAATATTGAACAATCAATGGTTTCTCAATTATGGAGACGAAGAGTGGAAAGAATTGGCTAGAACTTGTCTTGATGAGATGAACATTCTACCAAATAATATCAAAACAGAGTTCAAAGAGGTAATTGATTGGTTACATGAAAGGGCATGTGCAAGACAGCAAGGGCTAGGAACAAAACTTCCATGGGACAAGGATTGGATTGTAGAGTCACTATCAGACAGTGTAATTTACATGGCATACTATACTCTTTCACGATTTGTAAATGATGGAACAGTGCAACCTGAAAACTTGACAAAAGAATTCTTTGATTATGTTTTGTTAGAGAAAGGAGATGCGTCATTGGCTGCAAGTACTTCTAAACTTTCTGAAGAAGTAATCAATGCAATGAAAAAAGAATTCACCTACTTCTATCCAGTTGATTCAAGACATTCAGGTAGAGATTTGGTGCAGAATCACTTGTCGTTTTTTATATTAAATCATGTTGCAATATTTGATAAAAAATTATGGCCTAAAGAAATTGTGGTTAATGGCAGTGTCATGATGGACGGTGCTAAAATGAGTAAGAGTATGGGGAACATCATTCCGCTGCGAGCTGCAATTAGGGATCATGGAGCAGACCCAATAAGACTAGCCATCATCTCATCAGCTGAGTTATTACAAGATGCGGATTTTAACATGGAATCAGTTACAGGTATTCAAAATAAGTTAGAATCATTACTTGACGAGTGCTCTAGGCTCAAAAATGAGCCGATTTCAGAATTACAAGCTGAAGATAAATGGATTTTATCAAAGGCACAGAATTTGATATCTCAGGTTACTGAAGCAGTTGAAAAGATGAGATTACGTGAAGGGTTACACGACATACTATTTTCATTTGAATCAGATTTGAGCTGGTACAACAAAAGAGTCCAGGCTAAAGAAAGAAAAGATGTTTCTGGAATTCTGTACAAGATCAATTCAGCCAGAGTTGCAATGCTATCACCATTTGCACCACACATAGCTGAAGAGATGTGGGAAAAATTAGGCCAAACAGGACTAGCATCAAAGTCACAATGGCCAGAATATTCTAAAGAAAATGTCTATGCAACATCAATTCAATCCGAAGAGTTGTTAAAATCAACGATCAATGACATTGCAAATATTCTCAAAGTTACAAAAATTACTCCACAGAAAATTGTAATATATGTAAATTCTGATGAATTCAAAAAAACTGTGTATCGCAAGATATTGGAAATTATGGTAGGCGGTCAAAATAACATGGGAGTTGTAATGAAAGAATTGATTGCGGATCCTAAAACAACAGATGCCAAGAAAATGCCAGAATACATACAAAAAGTAATCAAAGACTTGCACTCTGAATCTGAAGAAATAAAACAAATGAAATTAGAATCTGCAGAATTTGATGAAAAAGAATTCTTGTCTGCAGAATTATCAAGTATTGGAAAGAAGGAGTTCGAAGTAGAGATTCAAGTGTATTCAGAGGCTGATGATGATATCTATGATCCTAAAGGAAAGGCAAGACATGCAAGGCCATTCAAACCTGCAATTTTGATCGAGTAA
- a CDS encoding nitroreductase family protein, which produces MNTFDAIKSRRSIKSFKNYEMTKDEINQLLEAAILSPTSYNIQNWRFVIVTEQKLKDRISELSYGQRQVAEASLVIVLCADLKAWNRNPERYWKNVPEESRNYLVSGIKQAYSGNETLEKEQAIRSCGIAAQTIMLAAKSMGYDSCPMEGFDYGKVGKLINLPDDHIVTMMVVVGKAAKEAAPRGGQIPLSDVVFENSF; this is translated from the coding sequence ATGAATACATTTGATGCAATAAAGTCTAGACGTTCAATTAAGAGTTTTAAAAATTACGAAATGACCAAAGACGAAATCAATCAATTATTAGAAGCTGCAATTTTATCTCCAACTTCATACAACATTCAGAACTGGAGATTTGTAATTGTTACAGAGCAGAAACTAAAAGACCGAATTTCTGAACTATCCTACGGACAAAGACAAGTTGCAGAAGCCTCTCTAGTTATTGTTTTGTGTGCTGACTTGAAGGCATGGAATAGAAATCCTGAGCGATACTGGAAAAACGTTCCTGAGGAATCTCGAAATTACCTAGTTAGCGGTATTAAACAGGCCTATTCGGGTAATGAAACTCTGGAAAAAGAGCAGGCAATTCGCTCTTGCGGGATAGCTGCACAGACCATCATGCTTGCAGCAAAATCTATGGGGTATGATAGCTGTCCTATGGAGGGATTTGATTACGGAAAGGTCGGAAAGCTGATCAACCTTCCTGATGATCATATAGTTACAATGATGGTGGTAGTTGGAAAAGCTGCAAAGGAGGCAGCACCACGTGGTGGACAAATTCCATTATCTGATGTGGTCTTTGAGAATTCATTCTGA
- a CDS encoding NAD(P)/FAD-dependent oxidoreductase — MKIAVMGMGVAGSYLVARLKDSEHEVVGYERNTEERHDSICAWGTIKPVLTDFCKKTGRDFNDFLIHDGKNMHVKMNNDVKFDIGLKGLCTYNKLGLIKDFIKDSKIIYGKSPKLEELEKEYDMIVDCTGFNRVYLPKLKEDFFLPTYEYKVEYENGVPYDDFYIEPFPGMSGYFWYFPLGEKWAHIGAGDYNKNHIKATDEFLQKHGGKVIATKGRPIRLATPDRCKPYYSGKVVGVGESIGTVYALLGEGIIPSMQCVEIFLENMNDFKAYEKAVEQHYKVYAKVFNFVRAKIHKDFSFLKALPDFIAIFRYMKKNEDRFGMNIKIADLLKVAKA; from the coding sequence TTGAAGATTGCAGTGATGGGAATGGGTGTTGCAGGATCTTATCTCGTGGCCAGACTAAAGGATTCAGAACACGAAGTTGTAGGGTATGAAAGAAATACCGAAGAGAGACATGATTCGATTTGTGCATGGGGAACAATAAAACCAGTACTGACAGACTTTTGCAAAAAGACGGGTAGAGATTTTAATGATTTTTTGATTCATGATGGAAAAAACATGCATGTCAAAATGAACAATGATGTAAAGTTTGACATCGGACTCAAAGGGTTATGCACATATAACAAATTAGGATTAATCAAAGATTTCATAAAAGATTCAAAGATAATTTATGGTAAATCCCCAAAACTTGAAGAGCTAGAGAAAGAATATGACATGATAGTTGACTGTACTGGATTCAACAGAGTCTATCTGCCAAAGCTAAAAGAAGATTTCTTTTTGCCAACATATGAATACAAAGTAGAATATGAAAATGGGGTTCCATATGATGACTTTTACATAGAACCATTTCCTGGAATGTCAGGATACTTTTGGTATTTCCCACTAGGGGAGAAATGGGCACATATTGGAGCAGGAGATTACAATAAAAATCACATAAAGGCAACTGACGAATTTTTGCAAAAACACGGGGGCAAAGTAATTGCGACAAAGGGCAGACCAATCAGACTTGCAACTCCAGACAGATGCAAGCCATACTATTCAGGAAAAGTAGTAGGGGTTGGCGAATCAATAGGAACAGTTTATGCATTGTTAGGCGAAGGAATTATTCCATCAATGCAATGTGTTGAGATATTCTTAGAAAACATGAATGATTTCAAAGCATATGAGAAAGCAGTAGAGCAACACTACAAAGTGTATGCCAAAGTGTTTAATTTTGTTCGAGCAAAAATTCACAAGGACTTTAGTTTCCTCAAAGCACTACCAGACTTTATTGCAATATTTCGCTATATGAAAAAGAACGAAGACAGATTTGGAATGAACATCAAAATTGCAGATTTGCTCAAAGTTGCCAAAGCCTAA
- a CDS encoding YkgJ family cysteine cluster protein: MLGKITDVSDYPLKVKDVIFHVPYLNSEKKFILWKCFWPDCHNCCDRQGRLPLTSDDLITIGKGLKYQKPSDFIKNETLTVTYQEPGPSGQLTTMTTINLKRKTDETPKDDGTHISCRFLDEKGGCSMHPDRPGVCYLYPFSSWLENENGTARVHATYQFTGDCPGFYLAETLDPMKEEFKDYSKTIYDYNMASNRTNREGFGSVSFS, encoded by the coding sequence ATGTTAGGTAAAATCACCGATGTGTCTGATTATCCACTCAAAGTCAAAGATGTGATTTTTCATGTTCCGTATCTTAATTCTGAGAAAAAATTCATTTTGTGGAAATGTTTTTGGCCTGACTGTCACAACTGTTGTGATAGACAAGGAAGACTACCGTTAACATCTGATGATCTAATTACAATTGGGAAAGGTCTGAAATATCAAAAACCGTCTGATTTTATAAAAAATGAAACTCTTACTGTAACATATCAGGAGCCCGGACCCTCAGGTCAACTAACCACAATGACTACCATAAATTTGAAGAGAAAAACAGACGAGACTCCGAAAGATGATGGAACTCACATCTCTTGCAGATTCCTAGATGAAAAGGGTGGGTGCAGCATGCATCCAGACAGACCTGGAGTGTGCTATCTTTACCCATTTTCTAGCTGGCTTGAAAACGAAAATGGAACTGCACGTGTTCATGCTACATACCAGTTTACTGGAGATTGCCCTGGATTTTATTTGGCAGAAACACTTGACCCTATGAAAGAAGAATTCAAGGACTATTCTAAAACAATTTACGATTACAACATGGCATCAAATAGAACAAACAGAGAAGGGTTTGGTTCTGTAAGTTTTAGTTAG
- a CDS encoding 30S ribosomal protein S7 produces MAETKNLLLFRKWDLSNIEIKDPGLKTAISLRKQILPYTYGRSALKRFNKADVNIVERLINKTMHFGKKYAKNTGRMTGKKSKLLNTVKTAFDIIALKTGENPVEVLVRAIENSAPNEDTTRIVYGGTVYHVSVDVAPIRRVDLALKFISDAIKEATFSNPKPIEEHMAEHLILAAANDPNAPSVKKKNELERIAQASR; encoded by the coding sequence ATGGCTGAAACTAAAAACTTGTTATTATTTAGAAAATGGGATTTATCCAATATTGAAATTAAAGATCCTGGATTAAAAACTGCAATTTCTTTGAGAAAACAAATCTTGCCATATACTTATGGTCGCTCAGCTTTGAAGAGATTCAACAAAGCAGATGTCAACATTGTTGAGAGATTAATCAACAAAACAATGCACTTTGGAAAGAAGTACGCAAAGAATACTGGCAGGATGACTGGTAAGAAATCTAAACTACTCAATACAGTAAAAACTGCATTTGATATTATTGCACTAAAGACTGGAGAAAATCCAGTTGAAGTTTTAGTTAGGGCAATTGAGAATTCTGCACCAAACGAGGATACAACTAGAATTGTTTATGGCGGTACTGTCTATCACGTATCAGTTGATGTTGCTCCAATTAGAAGAGTTGACTTGGCACTAAAATTCATCTCTGACGCAATCAAAGAGGCCACATTTTCCAATCCAAAACCAATTGAGGAACACATGGCAGAACACCTAATACTTGCAGCAGCAAATGATCCTAACGCTCCTTCTGTTAAGAAGAAAAATGAGCTAGAAAGAATAGCACAAGCATCACGATAG
- a CDS encoding 30S ribosomal protein S12: MRKSPLGLFAGRVLTTKKKRQRWAISTYKRRKLGIDKKADPLGGAPQGRGIVLEKVGIAAKQPNSAIRKCVRVQLIKNGKTVTAFLPRDGAMNFIDEHDEVHIQGMGATQGGAMGDIPGVRFKVFKVNGTSLHELVIGKKEKPRR, translated from the coding sequence ATGAGAAAATCACCACTTGGATTATTTGCTGGCAGAGTTTTAACTACTAAAAAGAAGAGACAGCGATGGGCTATCTCTACATACAAGCGAAGAAAACTTGGTATTGATAAAAAAGCAGATCCTCTTGGAGGGGCTCCACAAGGACGAGGCATTGTCTTAGAAAAAGTAGGCATTGCTGCAAAACAGCCAAACTCCGCTATTAGAAAATGTGTTAGAGTTCAACTAATTAAAAATGGTAAAACAGTTACAGCATTTTTGCCACGAGACGGCGCAATGAACTTTATTGATGAACATGACGAAGTTCACATTCAAGGAATGGGTGCAACACAAGGTGGTGCAATGGGAGATATTCCTGGTGTTAGATTCAAAGTTTTCAAAGTTAACGGTACATCACTTCATGAATTAGTAATTGGAAAGAAGGAGAAACCAAGGAGATAG
- a CDS encoding NusA-like transcription termination signal-binding factor, whose product MTQSIKLTTDQMRMMSLFQNVTGATARDCVEDEKQDRVIFVVNTGKMGLAIGKGGVHIKSLQNIVKRNVELVEYDEDPAKFLSSLLNSKLISEVKINTRADGTKQAIVMVDPRKKGIVVGREGRNAEKARLLAKRYFDITSVLINSPERATMEM is encoded by the coding sequence ATGACACAGTCAATCAAACTAACAACAGATCAAATGCGTATGATGTCTCTTTTTCAAAATGTTACTGGTGCAACAGCACGTGATTGTGTTGAAGATGAAAAACAAGATAGAGTAATTTTTGTTGTTAATACTGGTAAAATGGGATTGGCAATTGGCAAAGGTGGAGTTCATATCAAATCATTACAAAATATTGTTAAAAGAAATGTGGAATTAGTAGAATATGATGAAGATCCTGCCAAATTCCTCTCCTCATTACTCAATTCAAAACTCATTTCTGAAGTAAAAATAAATACACGAGCAGATGGGACAAAACAGGCAATTGTTATGGTCGACCCAAGAAAGAAAGGAATCGTAGTTGGAAGAGAAGGCAGAAATGCAGAAAAAGCAAGACTACTTGCAAAACGATATTTTGATATTACCAGCGTATTGATTAACAGTCCTGAACGTGCTACTATGGAGATGTAA
- a CDS encoding ribosomal L7Ae/L30e/S12e/Gadd45 family protein, translated as MSKILEKSLKDAHKENQLTMGTKQVLNSIKNSKLIVLSQSVSKEIIEKIESDAKKEKVPLVNFQGTSVALGRLCGLQFRISTISFTSITDANIKSILKDTEAEKKND; from the coding sequence ATGAGTAAGATACTTGAAAAATCATTGAAGGATGCACATAAAGAAAATCAATTAACAATGGGCACGAAACAAGTTTTGAACTCTATAAAAAATTCCAAGCTAATTGTATTGTCTCAATCGGTGAGTAAAGAAATAATTGAGAAAATTGAATCAGATGCAAAAAAAGAAAAAGTACCTCTAGTCAACTTTCAAGGAACTTCAGTCGCATTAGGAAGATTATGCGGCTTGCAATTTAGAATTTCAACAATTTCATTCACATCAATAACTGATGCAAATATCAAATCAATTTTAAAAGATACAGAAGCTGAGAAAAAAAATGATTAG